The Actinomycetes bacterium genome has a segment encoding these proteins:
- a CDS encoding FTR1 family protein yields MLTAFFVMLREGFEAALIVAILYAYLRKTSRHDLIPAMWGGVAAAAALSVAAGVAIHLSIESLEGEARLRAFAAISLFAVAVLTWMIFWMRKHARAIKGELQEVLDDAMERTGRVKWAIVAAAFFAVLREGLEAALFMIATATTEDGGEVLLGAVIGLAVACVLGWAVVLGGKRLPMKQFFQVTGVVLILFAGGLLARTVMFLQTSGDMGIAWNNVYDLTSIKLLTVETETGRFLGAMFGWDPRPSIEQVIAYVGYVGTVTWLFLRNPKAAAPAAPGHVPEKVGHPTA; encoded by the coding sequence ATGCTGACCGCCTTCTTCGTCATGCTCCGCGAGGGCTTCGAGGCCGCCCTGATCGTGGCGATCCTCTACGCCTACCTGCGCAAGACCTCGCGCCATGACCTGATCCCGGCCATGTGGGGCGGGGTCGCCGCGGCCGCGGCGCTCTCGGTCGCGGCCGGCGTGGCGATCCACCTGTCGATCGAGTCGCTCGAGGGGGAGGCCCGGCTGCGCGCGTTCGCCGCGATCTCGCTCTTCGCGGTGGCCGTGCTGACCTGGATGATCTTCTGGATGCGAAAGCACGCCCGGGCGATCAAGGGCGAGCTGCAGGAGGTCCTGGACGACGCGATGGAGCGCACGGGGCGGGTGAAGTGGGCCATCGTCGCGGCCGCGTTCTTCGCGGTGCTGCGCGAGGGGCTCGAGGCGGCGCTGTTCATGATCGCCACCGCCACCACGGAGGACGGCGGCGAGGTCCTGCTCGGGGCGGTGATCGGCCTGGCCGTCGCCTGCGTGCTCGGGTGGGCGGTCGTGCTCGGCGGCAAGCGGCTGCCGATGAAGCAGTTCTTCCAGGTGACCGGCGTCGTCCTGATCCTGTTCGCCGGCGGGCTGCTCGCGCGCACCGTGATGTTCCTGCAGACATCGGGCGACATGGGCATCGCGTGGAACAACGTCTACGACCTCACCTCGATCAAGCTGCTCACAGTCGAGACCGAGACCGGGCGCTTCCTGGGCGCGATGTTCGGCTGGGACCCGCGTCCCTCGATCGAGCAGGTCATCGCCTACGTCGGCTACGTCGGCACCGTCACCTGGCTGTTCCTGCGCAACCCCAAGGCGGCCGCCCCGGCCGCGCCGGGTCACGTGCCGGAGAAGGTGGGCCACCCCACCGCCTGA
- a CDS encoding HRDC domain-containing protein, which yields MTEPRDGVPAPLVDQAELARVVEVLAAGHGPVAVDAERASGYRYGQRAYLVQLRRADLGTVLVDPRALPDLSPLGAAIADDEWVLHAASQDLPCLRELGMAPGRVFDTELAGRLLGYPKVGLGPIVEQVLGLSLEKGHSAADWSTRPLPEPWLRYAALDVEVLVELRDALAAELDAQGKRDWAEQEFAAVVAAPPPPPRVDPWRRTSGLHRVRKRRQLAVVRALWERRDEVARRRDIAPGRVLPDAAIVSAALSAPRTEADLTALPVWGGRSLRRQTSTWLPAILAGLDLPDAELPELKTPHEGPPPARSWSEREPAAAARLAAARTAVAALADEHRLPVENLLAPDTVRRLCWEPPGGPAPDAAAVGELLREHGARPWQVGLTAAVLSGALDRVARRTAVDD from the coding sequence CTGACCGAGCCGCGCGACGGGGTGCCCGCCCCGCTCGTCGACCAGGCCGAGCTGGCCCGGGTGGTCGAGGTGCTGGCGGCCGGGCACGGACCGGTGGCGGTCGACGCCGAGCGCGCGTCCGGCTACCGCTACGGGCAGCGGGCCTATCTCGTGCAGCTGCGCCGGGCCGACCTCGGCACCGTCCTGGTGGATCCGCGGGCGCTGCCCGACCTGTCCCCGCTGGGCGCGGCCATCGCCGACGACGAGTGGGTCCTGCACGCCGCGTCGCAGGACCTTCCCTGCCTGCGCGAGCTAGGCATGGCGCCCGGCCGGGTCTTCGACACCGAGCTGGCGGGCCGGCTGCTCGGCTACCCCAAGGTGGGGCTCGGCCCGATCGTCGAGCAGGTGCTCGGGCTGAGCCTGGAGAAGGGCCACTCGGCGGCCGACTGGTCGACCCGGCCGCTGCCGGAGCCGTGGCTGCGCTACGCCGCCCTCGACGTCGAGGTGCTGGTCGAGCTGCGCGACGCGCTGGCCGCCGAGCTCGACGCGCAGGGAAAGCGGGACTGGGCCGAGCAGGAGTTCGCGGCCGTGGTCGCCGCACCGCCGCCCCCGCCCCGCGTGGACCCGTGGCGGCGCACGTCCGGGCTGCACCGGGTGCGCAAGCGCCGCCAGCTCGCGGTGGTACGGGCGCTGTGGGAGCGCCGCGACGAGGTGGCCCGCCGGCGCGACATCGCGCCCGGCCGGGTGCTGCCGGACGCCGCGATCGTGTCCGCCGCCCTCAGCGCGCCGCGCACCGAGGCCGACCTGACCGCCCTGCCGGTGTGGGGCGGTCGGTCGCTGCGGCGCCAGACCTCGACCTGGCTGCCGGCGATCCTCGCCGGGCTGGACCTGCCCGACGCCGAGCTGCCCGAGCTCAAGACCCCGCACGAGGGCCCGCCGCCGGCCCGCAGCTGGAGCGAGCGGGAGCCGGCCGCGGCCGCCCGGCTCGCCGCGGCGCGCACCGCGGTCGCCGCGCTGGCCGACGAGCACCGGCTCCCGGTCGAGAACCTGCTGGCTCCCGACACCGTCCGCCGTCTGTGCTGGGAGCCGCCCGGCGGGCCGGCGCCCGACGCCGCCGCGGTGGGCGAGCTCCTGCGCGAGCACGGGGCCCGGCCGTGGCAGGTCGGGCTGACCGCCGCCGTGCTCAGCGGCGCGCTGGACCGGGTTGCGCGACGTACCGCCGTCGACGACTGA
- a CDS encoding response regulator transcription factor, which translates to MTALVERHGSTAHGPHAPRAPRFTAMVVVASPFVRETLGRTLLTLGAGDVVEASSLAEARVRASGTAQRDLCVVEVGLPDGSGINLVRELRALGWSRAVVLSGAEDPYTVRAALAGGVRAFLVSAAAGHTPGPAGSGSPPHRSRPGRPTGAEGLSGREVEVLQLVSDGRSNKEIGEALGLSALTVKSHLARIARKLGTGDRAEMVVVAMRAGVVV; encoded by the coding sequence GTGACCGCACTGGTCGAACGGCACGGGAGCACCGCTCACGGGCCGCATGCGCCGCGCGCCCCTCGCTTCACGGCGATGGTGGTCGTGGCGAGCCCGTTCGTCCGGGAGACCCTCGGGCGGACGCTGCTCACGCTCGGGGCCGGCGACGTCGTCGAGGCGTCCAGCCTGGCCGAGGCCCGGGTCCGGGCCTCCGGCACCGCCCAGCGCGACCTCTGCGTCGTCGAGGTCGGGCTCCCCGACGGGTCGGGCATCAACCTGGTCCGCGAGCTGCGCGCGCTCGGCTGGAGCCGCGCCGTCGTGCTCTCCGGCGCCGAGGACCCCTACACGGTGCGGGCCGCGCTCGCAGGCGGCGTGCGGGCCTTCCTGGTCAGTGCCGCCGCCGGGCACACCCCCGGCCCGGCCGGCTCCGGCAGCCCGCCGCACCGCTCCCGCCCCGGCCGCCCCACCGGCGCCGAGGGCCTCTCCGGCCGCGAGGTCGAGGTGCTCCAGCTGGTCTCCGACGGCCGCTCCAACAAGGAGATCGGCGAGGCCCTGGGGCTGTCCGCGCTCACCGTGAAGAGCCACCTGGCCCGCATCGCGCGCAAGCTCGGCACCGGCGACCGGGCCGAGATGGTCGTCGTCGCGATGCGCGCCGGCGTCGTCGTGTGA
- a CDS encoding DUF3000 domain-containing protein, with protein sequence MGAREEVEPAPETFVRALSALRAVTPRPEVVLEETPAPQRLAPHAVALSADVLAPGDPDTELGTGRLVLLHDPAGHEAWDGTFRVVTYVRAELDHDMAADPMLPSVGWAWLTEALEGHAAAFTAASGTVTRVASESFGAIAGEPASAQVEIRASWTPTDEDFGGHLLAWCDLLCTTAGLPPAAPGVVTLPVRRRNARR encoded by the coding sequence GTGGGCGCCCGCGAGGAGGTCGAGCCGGCCCCGGAGACCTTCGTCCGGGCCCTCAGCGCGCTGCGCGCGGTCACCCCGCGGCCCGAGGTGGTGCTCGAGGAGACGCCGGCGCCGCAGCGCCTGGCCCCGCACGCGGTCGCCCTCTCGGCCGACGTCCTCGCCCCCGGCGACCCCGACACCGAGCTGGGCACCGGGCGTCTCGTGCTGCTGCACGACCCGGCCGGCCACGAGGCGTGGGACGGCACCTTCCGGGTCGTCACCTACGTGCGGGCCGAGCTCGACCACGACATGGCCGCCGACCCGATGCTGCCGAGCGTCGGCTGGGCCTGGCTGACCGAGGCCCTGGAGGGCCACGCCGCCGCCTTCACCGCGGCGAGCGGCACCGTCACCCGGGTGGCGTCGGAGAGCTTCGGGGCGATCGCGGGCGAGCCGGCCAGCGCCCAGGTCGAGATCCGAGCCTCGTGGACGCCGACCGACGAGGACTTCGGGGGGCACCTGCTCGCCTGGTGCGACCTGCTGTGCACCACCGCCGGGCTGCCCCCCGCCGCCCCCGGCGTGGTCACGTTGCCGGTGCGCCGGCGCAACGCCCGCCGCTAG
- a CDS encoding DMT family transporter, which produces MAVLLALLSSVLWGSADFLGGTVSRRRLAAVVVGLSQAAGLLTILVVALALGSFGDPTGYLPWAVASGLAGMVGLVCFYAALAAGTMGVVSPIAALGVVVPVVVGLARGERPAALQLVGIAVAIVGVVLASGPELQGRAGARPLVLAAVAALGFGLALLFIAEGSRSSTIMTLVTMRATSVSVLTVALLVALTRGTSGSVLAIGRADLALVAVVGVGDLLANLAFGAASRRDDVSVVSVLGSLYPVMTVLLARFLHGERLGRAQTWGVVGALAGVVLIATG; this is translated from the coding sequence GTGGCCGTCCTCCTCGCCCTGCTGTCCAGCGTGCTGTGGGGCAGCGCCGACTTCCTGGGCGGCACGGTGTCCCGGCGCCGGCTGGCGGCGGTCGTCGTCGGCCTGTCGCAGGCGGCCGGACTGCTCACCATCCTCGTCGTCGCGCTGGCCCTGGGGTCCTTCGGCGACCCGACCGGCTACCTGCCGTGGGCGGTCGCCTCGGGGCTGGCCGGCATGGTCGGCCTGGTCTGCTTCTACGCGGCGCTGGCCGCCGGGACGATGGGCGTGGTGTCCCCGATCGCCGCGCTCGGCGTCGTCGTGCCGGTCGTGGTCGGTCTGGCCCGCGGCGAGCGGCCGGCCGCGCTGCAGCTGGTCGGGATCGCCGTCGCGATCGTCGGCGTGGTGCTGGCGAGCGGGCCGGAGCTGCAGGGCCGGGCCGGGGCGCGGCCGCTGGTGCTGGCGGCGGTGGCCGCGCTCGGCTTCGGGCTGGCGCTGCTGTTCATCGCCGAGGGCAGCCGGAGCAGCACGATCATGACGCTGGTGACCATGCGCGCCACGTCCGTCTCCGTCCTCACGGTCGCCCTGCTGGTCGCCCTGACCCGGGGGACCTCCGGCTCGGTGCTGGCGATCGGCCGGGCCGACCTGGCCCTGGTCGCGGTCGTCGGCGTGGGTGACCTGCTGGCCAACCTGGCGTTCGGCGCTGCCAGCCGCCGCGACGACGTCAGCGTGGTGTCCGTCCTCGGCTCGCTCTACCCGGTGATGACCGTGCTGCTCGCGCGGTTCCTGCACGGGGAGCGGCTGGGCCGGGCGCAGACCTGGGGGGTGGTCGGGGCGCTGGCCGGAGTGGTGCTCATCGCGACCGGGTGA
- the hemE gene encoding uroporphyrinogen decarboxylase, which translates to MTTAPALDSAALQDSAFLRACRGEPVPHTPVWFMRQAGRSLPEYRRVREGVPMLESCRRPDLVAEITLQPVRRHGVDAAILFSDIVVPLKAIGVDLDIKPGVGPVVARPIRSRADLDQLRDLEPEDVSFVAEAIGLLVAELGATPLIGFAGAPFTLASYLVEGGPSRNHEHTKALMYGDPELWSDLMGRLARITAAFLQAQVGAGAAAVQLFDSWVGALPASDYVASVMPHSAAVLSAIGETGVPRIHFGVGTGELLALMGEAGAEVVGVDFRLPLDEAARRVGPGRSLQGNLDPAALFAPWEAVEARTRAVLDAGRAARGHVFNLGHGVIPDTDPEVLTRVVDLVHTASAR; encoded by the coding sequence ATGACCACCGCCCCCGCCCTCGACTCGGCTGCCCTGCAGGACAGCGCCTTCCTGCGGGCCTGCCGCGGCGAGCCGGTGCCGCACACCCCGGTCTGGTTCATGCGCCAGGCCGGCCGGTCGCTGCCGGAGTACCGCCGGGTCCGCGAGGGCGTGCCGATGCTCGAGAGCTGCCGCCGGCCGGACCTGGTCGCCGAGATCACCCTGCAGCCGGTCCGCCGTCACGGCGTCGACGCCGCGATCCTGTTCAGCGACATCGTGGTGCCCCTCAAGGCCATCGGGGTGGACCTGGACATCAAGCCCGGCGTCGGCCCGGTCGTCGCCCGGCCGATCCGGTCGCGGGCCGACCTCGACCAGCTGCGCGACCTCGAGCCCGAGGACGTCTCCTTCGTCGCCGAGGCGATCGGGCTGCTGGTGGCCGAGCTCGGGGCCACGCCGCTGATCGGCTTCGCCGGCGCTCCGTTCACGCTGGCGTCCTACCTCGTCGAGGGCGGGCCGTCGCGCAACCACGAGCACACCAAGGCCCTGATGTACGGCGACCCGGAGCTGTGGTCGGACCTGATGGGCCGGCTGGCCCGCATCACGGCGGCCTTCCTGCAGGCGCAGGTGGGCGCCGGCGCGGCCGCGGTGCAGCTCTTCGACTCGTGGGTCGGAGCGCTGCCGGCGAGTGACTACGTCGCGTCGGTCATGCCGCACTCGGCGGCCGTCCTGTCCGCGATCGGGGAGACCGGCGTGCCGCGGATCCACTTCGGGGTCGGCACCGGCGAGCTGCTGGCCCTCATGGGGGAGGCCGGCGCGGAGGTCGTCGGCGTCGACTTCCGGCTGCCGCTGGACGAGGCCGCCCGCCGGGTCGGCCCGGGCCGTTCGCTGCAGGGCAACCTCGACCCAGCGGCGCTCTTCGCCCCCTGGGAGGCGGTCGAGGCCCGCACCCGGGCCGTCCTCGACGCGGGCCGGGCCGCCCGCGGGCACGTCTTCAACCTGGGCCACGGCGTCATCCCCGACACCGACCCCGAGGTGCTCACCCGGGTCGTCGACCTGGTGCACACCGCCTCGGCCCGCTGA